One genomic window of Quercus robur chromosome 6, dhQueRobu3.1, whole genome shotgun sequence includes the following:
- the LOC126689928 gene encoding uncharacterized protein LOC126689928, translating to MELSYMINVTNREGLCVIFDRHPGIMAAIWTICQSTRWYHRFCLRHMASNFNQQIGNKNLKAMVMWASMENQLRKYQITRDRITQLSADGEKYLREMPVEKWTLAYDGGHHYGAMTTNLFESFNGILKNARNLPITALVEFTYYRCFAYFADRYTKACAEVTAGEHITAYAKYKFNKWEKKTPKHSVTVFSHEDGLFEVRTPINPNSAYRGNHRHEVNLRQNTRSCQKWQVYKILCSHAIAMCKYQGISAMRYIDRCYHLEEQVACYAPRFHMVPNNVHWNEPNFPVLYPNVKLRREKGRPRTTRLRNEMDEGAEHQPRPLCSLCRQEGHNRGTCPTRTVAGSTSG from the exons ATGGAACTTTCCTATATG ATTAATGTCACTAATCGGGAAGGGTTATGTGTCATATTTGATCGTCATCCTGGTATAATGGCAGCGATATGGACTATATGTCAATCAACACGTTGGTATCATCGTTTTTGCCTTCGCCATATGGCTAGCAATTTCAATCaacaaattgggaataaaaactTGAAGGCTATGGTAATGTGGGCAAGCATGGAGAATCAGTTACGAAAGTATCAAATAACCAGGGATAGAATTACTCAATTAAGTGCAGATGGTGAGAAGTATTTAAGGGAAATGCCAGTGGAAAAGTGGACGTTAGCATACGATGGTGGACATCATTATGGGGCAATGACCACAAACTTGTTTGAAAGCTTCAACGGAATTCTAAAGAATGCTAGAAATCTACCCATAACTGCGTTAGTTGAATTTACATACTACCGTTGTTTCGCCTACTTTGCCGATCGGTATACTAAGGCATGTGCAGAGGTTACTGCCGGTGAACACATTACGGCCTatgcaaaatataaattcaataaatgggaaaaaaagacACCAAAGCATTCAGTTACTGTGTTTAGTCATGAAGATGGTTTGTTTGAAGTCAGAACACCAATAAACCCTAACTCTGCATATAGGGGTAATCATCGTCATGAGGTAAATTTGAGGCAGAACACTCGTAGTTGTCAAAAATGGCAGGTTTATAAGATTCTATGCTCACATGCCATTGCCATGTGTAAATATCAAGGCATCTCTGCAATGCGATATATCGACCGCTGCTACCATTTGGAAGAACAAGTTGCTTGTTATGCACCTAGATTTCACATGGTTCCAAACAATGTACATTGGAATGAGCCTAATTTCCCGGTCTTGTATCCTAATGTCAAGCTGCGCCGTGAAAAAGGTCGACCAAGAACAACTCGGCTTCGAAATGAAATGGATGAAGGGGCAGAGCATCAACCAAGGCCATTGTGTAGTCTCTGTAGGCAAGAAGGCCATAACAGAGGAACATGCCCCACTCGAACTGTGGCTGGCTCCACTAGTGGCTAA